From the Priestia aryabhattai genome, the window ATGCCCATACGCCTGTGGCCCTTACTCGTTTAGTAGAAGAAGTAAAAAAGTTGGATTATAACCAGCTGATTGTTATGATTGCAGGGATAGGCATTCGAGATTTTAATAAAATGCCTAAAATGGCACGCACCATTGAAGGGAAAGCTGATGAAATTATAGTAACGGTTGATCATCCAGGTCATCATGATCCGAACGTAATCGTAGATCAAGTGATAACGGGTTTTTCAAATCCGAGCGCAAGTAATATTCACCGCGCCCCTACTCGAACAGAAGGAGTATTAAAGTCGCTTTCTTTAGGAAAGCCGAATGATATTATTTTACTTACAAGCGGCTGTATTAACGGCGCTCAGCTTGTAAAAGGAAACGAAATTCCGCATTCAGATGAAGAAATTATTGCCTCTTATTATGCGTCTTTAAGCAATATTTCTTAATATTCTTCTTCATTTATCGAACGTGCAGAAACTGAAACACCATACGAAAGAAGGTCTCTTACTATTTTTAGAGACCTTCTTTTTGCATCAAAACTATAGGCTGTTTTCCGGCTGTGGTTTTGGTTCTTCAATTTTTACATCATGTTCTTTAGCCAGCTTTTTAATAGCTGCATTGTAATCGCGTATGCCTTTTCGGGCTTCATCAAGCATAGCGTTTGCCTCAGCAATAAGGTTGCGGTCCTGCTTTTCTAAAGCGCTGACGATTTTAATAAAAGCATTATACTGGGTATTGGCAGCCTTTATATAGCCTTCATGAACCTTTCGAAGATCGTCGGTTTCTACATCGATGTTTTCCAGTTCGTCAACAAATTTACGATAGGTAGGAATGACTTCACTCGTCATCGTATCGTACATAACAGCGTCACTTGTGTAGTTAGCGCCTGTAACAGAATCGTATGCGTCAATCGCTTCTTTTTCAAGCTGAGCGGCTTTTTTTAAATCTTGATTGTTATAGTCGATTAAATCATCTTGAACAGGATCACTAAAGCAGGCGGATAATAAAAACAAAAGAGGGACAAGACAAAATAAAACTTTCTTCAACGAATTTCACCTCCGTTTAACAATGTATGAAACACCTGCTTGGCAAAGTCGGTTTTAATAAGTGGAGAAAAAGAAGAGAGTGTATAAAAGGATTTTTGAAGGTCGACAGTGAATTTATTCATAAGTCGGTTTGTAGCTGATATCCCCATGGTAGGAGGAAGGAAGAGAAGATGATTAAAATAAAAAGAGACCATTTAACGAACAATGAAGTTATTGAATTAGTAAGTTCTCACCTTCAAGGAATGAACTTACATTCGCCCCCTGAAAGTATTCATGCTCTAGATATTGAAAGCTTAAAACAACATGATATTACGTTTTGGAGCGTGTGGGAAGGAAGTCAGCTAGCAGGGTGCGGGGCTATAAAAGAGCTAGATGAGCACCACGGAGAAATTAAATCGATGCGAACAGCCACCGCCCATTTGCGGAAAGGAATTGCTAGAGAGCTGCTGCAGTACATAATAAATGAAGCACAAAAACGAGGGTACCGACGCTTAAGCTTAGAAACAGGATCCGCACCCGCTTTTGAACCGGCTAGAAAGCTATACGCCAGTTTTGGATTTTACCAATGCGAACCGTTTTCTACCTACAAAGAAGATCCATACAGTGTATTTATGACAAAAGAACTGAATGATTAAAAGCCTTTTTAAAAGGCTTTGTTTTTTTGTTTTGTCATGATTCATATAAAAAAGGTATAAACTCGGTTTTCTCACTAGACAAAAAGGTTTTTCCTATGTAGTATAGGTGTCAGATAATACAAAACGAATGTTCAGTATAAATAATAAATGTGCGGGGCGGTGGAAATAGCTTGAATAAAAAAAAGCTTCAAAGTGAACAAACAAAAAGAAAAGTGGCAGATGCCGCTAAAGCATTGTTTTCCCAAAAAGGCTATAAAGCTACGTCTATTGAGGAAATTGTAGAAGCTACGGGAAGCAGTAAAGGGAATATTTATTATCACTTTAAAAGTAAAGAAGGACTTTTTCTCTATTTAATAGACGAATGGGATCTCGAGTGGGAAAGAAACTGGAAAGAAAGAGAGGCTCTTTACAAAACAACAAGAGATAAGCTTTTTGGAATTGCGGAGCAAATCATTTTAGATGATTTGAATCATCCTCTTACGAAAGCTGCCGATGAGTTTTTTAACAACGAGGAAAAGGGTAGCGATATCGAAGAGCGAATTGATGAGATGGTGAAACGACACGTGGAGTTTAACCGCGAACTTTTGCAAAAAGGCATTGATGAAGGTGAGTTTTCTCATAAAAATGCAGAACAGCTTGCAGTGGTTTTAGAAGGGCTGTTTGTGGGGATGAGCCGCATGTCTCGAAAAACGAGCACGGAAAATGCCCTGCAGCTTTACCATTCAGCAATCGATGTATTTTTAAACGGAATTATAGCAAGGTCTTCTTAAATAGTCGGGGATGCTTATTGCGGTAATGAGTAATCCCTCATTATTTTGTATTTTTATAGACCGAACGTTCAGTATTTTTGTAATCAGGAGGTTTATATGTCATTATTGTTAAGAAATCGAGCGGCGATTTTGCTGCTTATGCTAAATATTTTTATTATCTTTACGGGAATCGGTCTCGTTATCCCAATTATGCCAACATATATGACAGAGCTTCATATCAATGGCAGCGTGATGGGGCTTTTAGTAGCGGTGTTTTCGTTAACTCAATTTCTGTTTTCACCTTTAGCGGGCCGGTTATCAGATTCGTTAGGGAGAAAGAAAATTATTGTAGCGGGAATGATTGTTTTTGCCCTGTCTGAATGGTTCTTTGGTTCAGTGAGTACCCCTCTTTTATTATTTGTATCCAGAATGTTAGGCGGGGTCGGGGCCGCGCTTATTATGCCTGCTGTTATGGCCTATACAGCAGACGTGACGTCTGCTAAAGAACGCGCTAAAGGAATGGGCTATGTGACGGCGGCGATTACAACAGGATTTATTATTGGGCCAGGTATCGGAGGCTTTTTAGCTGAATACGGCATGCGCGTACCGTTTTATATGGCCGCAGTAGCAGGAGGCTTGGCTGCAGTGATTACGCTGTTTGTTTTGCCGGAGTCCCGTCCTGTACAAAATCCTGCTGTTTCAAATAAAGAGAATCCAAAAGAAGATCGGCTGCTACTGCAGCTTATGAATTCCTATAAAGAACCTTATTTTTTAAGTTTAATTATCGTTTTTGTGACATCGTTTGGATTATCCAATTATGAAACGATCTTTTCACTATTTGTTGATCATAAATTTAGCTTTACACCAAAAGATATTGCGTTTGTCATTACATTTGGCTCTATTGCAGGGGCTGTGGTGCAGGTTACGATTTTTGGCTGGATTTTAAATAAGTTCGGTGAAAAAAGAGTAATTTCGTTTTGCTTGATGATGACGGGACTTTTTATTTTACTTACGCTATTTGTGCACACATACTGGCTTATTATTGTTGTGACATTTATCGTCTTTTTAGCAACAGATATTTTACGTCCCGCAATCAGCACGCAAATGTCGATGATGGCACAAGACGACCAAGGGTATGTAGCCGGACTAAATTCTGCTTATACAAGTCTTGGGAATATTATTGGACCCGTTGTAGCAGGCTTTCTCTTTGATATAAACATTAATTATCCATACGTATCAGCTGCACTTGTTCTGCTGCTTTGTTTTCTTTTATCTTTAAGAGCAGGGAAGGACCGAAAAACAGCTGTGAGAAATCAGGCGGTTCAAGAGAAATAACGAGAAGGAAAAAAATGATAGAATTCTTAAAATAGAAGACC encodes:
- a CDS encoding MFS transporter, with the translated sequence MSLLLRNRAAILLLMLNIFIIFTGIGLVIPIMPTYMTELHINGSVMGLLVAVFSLTQFLFSPLAGRLSDSLGRKKIIVAGMIVFALSEWFFGSVSTPLLLFVSRMLGGVGAALIMPAVMAYTADVTSAKERAKGMGYVTAAITTGFIIGPGIGGFLAEYGMRVPFYMAAVAGGLAAVITLFVLPESRPVQNPAVSNKENPKEDRLLLQLMNSYKEPYFLSLIIVFVTSFGLSNYETIFSLFVDHKFSFTPKDIAFVITFGSIAGAVVQVTIFGWILNKFGEKRVISFCLMMTGLFILLTLFVHTYWLIIVVTFIVFLATDILRPAISTQMSMMAQDDQGYVAGLNSAYTSLGNIIGPVVAGFLFDININYPYVSAALVLLLCFLLSLRAGKDRKTAVRNQAVQEK
- a CDS encoding TetR/AcrR family transcriptional regulator, translating into MNKKKLQSEQTKRKVADAAKALFSQKGYKATSIEEIVEATGSSKGNIYYHFKSKEGLFLYLIDEWDLEWERNWKEREALYKTTRDKLFGIAEQIILDDLNHPLTKAADEFFNNEEKGSDIEERIDEMVKRHVEFNRELLQKGIDEGEFSHKNAEQLAVVLEGLFVGMSRMSRKTSTENALQLYHSAIDVFLNGIIARSS
- a CDS encoding GNAT family N-acetyltransferase, with translation MIKIKRDHLTNNEVIELVSSHLQGMNLHSPPESIHALDIESLKQHDITFWSVWEGSQLAGCGAIKELDEHHGEIKSMRTATAHLRKGIARELLQYIINEAQKRGYRRLSLETGSAPAFEPARKLYASFGFYQCEPFSTYKEDPYSVFMTKELND